The DNA window agcatcttttcatcttcCACAGAGCATAGCACCGTGCACCACCAAGCTACATCTTTCCAAGATGATTTGCGAACGGAACCATCTTCTGACCCCAGAACACACCACCCGCCGGCGTTTGCGTTACGACTGCGAAAGACCGGAACCCAAAAGCTGGGGATGTTGAGGAGCCGGAGCTTCTTTGCGCTTGGACGCTGGTCCCGGAAGTGGCGAGGGCGGGATCAACGCTGCCCGGAGAAATCCTCCGCTTTGCGAAGATGCTGCTGGACCTGTCGGAGGAGCATAAGGAGCACTTGGCGTTTTTGCCGCGAGTGGACAGCACGGGTCAGAGGGCGCGGCAGCAGAGGGTGGTGTCCTGTGGCCTGGGGGATCAGGGGTGCGCCCGGCGCTCATGAGCTCCTGGCTTCCGTTGCAGTGGTCGCGGAGTTTGGGCGGATTGCGGTGGAGTTCCTGAGGCGAGGCTCGAACCCCAAGATCTACGAAGGCGCCGCTAGTAAGACGGGGAGAGTTGCTGCGCGGGAAGTGTTGCTGCGCGGGAAGTGCGGgccttttttttttggcacccTGGAGAGGAAGGGGTTTTTGCAGCTCCAAGGGTCTTACTTTCATTGTGGTGCAATGTGGTAGGGCTAATTGGGTAGGGCTAATAGGGTAGAATGTGGTAGGTAGAGTTGTGGTAGGGCCCTTGTGGCGCAAATCCTTCCCGTGCTCTAAGTAGCTTTGAGATTTTTAAAGCTTCCGCTGAGTTGGTTTTGTCGTGCGTAAAAAGCACATAATACCATCTGCCAGAGATCCTATGATGCTTCGATGCACCCCAGGGTGTGGAATAGCAGGGTGAGGCATTAATATCCTGCAAGTGTTTGGTTATAATTAGTTGTTCAGACGTCCGCTTTTCTGCAGTATTGATGTCTCCCTGCTGGGCGAGGGTGGTTTCTGAGATTGTCAGTCCTTGGAGTTCCTCTTCTTCAGACTTGAAATAGCTGGGCGTTCAAGAGGAGGACAGTACGGCTGATACTGGTCTCCATGGGTTTGCATTTTGTAAAGGTTACACGGCGGGAAATACCAAAGGCATCTGTCTCACAGTGGAGAATGAACAGGAGGCTATTACCgactcattatttttcattacgGTGCCTGGAAGTATGGAATAATAGATAATATTTACGCCTAAATAAGAACTTGAATAAAGGGATAAATATCACACAGTAAGTTATTGGCTTATGTTTCCTTTTCCCAGGAAAACTCAATGTGAGCAGTGACACTGTCCAACATGGTGTGGAAGGATTAACGTACCTCCTCACTGAAAGCTCGAAGCTTATGGTAAGGGGTTCTGTGaactgttttgtatttctttgaccTTAAAAAGGTGCAGTATACTCTACGTCATAGCCCTGGCAGGCACCTGCTCATTTCAATTATGTTGTTAGTGGTTTATAATGGACTTAGTCAAGCCATGTGTAATCAATATGACTATAATGTGATCTGCTGGTATGAATGCCTCTTGCTAGTATAAATTAGACTTACTTCTAATTCTGCATGCTATTAAACCATATACAATAGGACATATCCTAGGAGAAGGGAGAattaaatgacttattttattttcttttattttgtgtattagCACTATCTAGCTTGATGGAGAATAGAAGAGAAGTTGGCcattttaacaattctttttatgttttaataaaagtatttttatgtatCAGAGACTCAGATTTGGGAGTAGTGGGCAAGAGTTACCTTTAAATGTAAAGGATGTCGTTTCTTTTACCAGCCAGAAAAGAATTAGGAGATATCATAGTCTTTTGTGTATATCAAATATTTTAGCAGTTACTAGACAAAAAATTAATGTTCTGTTAAACTTGACTCACCTTCAGATTTCTGAACTGGATTTCCAAGACTCTGTTTTTGTTCTGGGATTCTCTGAAGAATTGAACAAATTATTGCTTCAGCTTTATTTGGACAACCGAAAAGAGATCAGAACTATTCTGAGTGAATTGGCACCAGACCTTCCAAGTTACCACAGCCTTGAATGGCGACTGGATGTACAggtatggatttttttccccacttgacAAAGAATAGAAGATTAATTTTTAGTTCCATGTCCTCAAACTTATTATATTCTTTACCACCTTAACTAAACTTCGgtttgaaactaattttttttaatgtttgttttgagACCATTTCACAAACAGTTCATTTTCTTATATGCTTAATGTGTTTAGAGTAGTTTAATTTGCAGAGTTTGTAAGAAATAGGTTATTTTGGAAAGGAGGTGGTcatgcagatttttaaattcatatttgaTTTTATGACACTTTTATGTTTAAACATAAAGCACGCATATATTAAAGTGCACAGGTCATTGTAACGCTAAGTGGATTATCACATGGTGAAACACCCATGAAACTAACTCTCGCCCATGACAAGCACCCCAGAAGTATCCTCTTTGCTACCTACCAAttacttccccttccttcctttccaaaggTCACCAGCATCCTGGCTTCAAATATGTAGATTCCTTTTGCCTGTTCTTTAACTTTCTATATATGGAAtgattcagtaaatattcttttgtgtctgactaCTTTTACATGTTCTGTTTGAAAGATTCAGTTGTTTGTAAAGCCACACAGATAACCAAAAGGAGGTTCTCATACTCTTGCATGTAGCCCTTTATCAAGCAGTGACAGATAAGTTAATAGATGTTTATTGAATGTCATCCATTTGCTGATTAGAGCTGTGctaaatgcttttgaaaaaagaagcagaagacatTTTCTCAGATGGAAAAGATGTTATCATCTAGTTAGAGATATTAGATGTTTTTATAGTAACTAGTAATTAAAGATATTTGTAAAGTAAATTTCTGGAGGGGGaaaatataattgtataaatGAAGGTACAACTGAGTACTGTATTTCAAAAATCTATAGCTTCAGTAGTTCAGTGTATGCTTGCACAGTCCAGAAAAGCTTCAGCAAAAGGTGAAATTTCagaaggatgaatgaatggagaaaacCAGTGTTAATTTTCTTGAAAAGGAGGCAATGTAAGTTGTAAAGGGCTATATGGATATGGGAATGAGCATTGAATATGTGGTATAGTGCTCTGGTCCCCAAACTTGACTGCATATTGAAATGGCCTgggtagttttaaaatattttcatgtctgtgttcTACCGCCAGAGATGCTGATTTATTGTTATGGGATTTGGCCTAggcatcaggatttttaaaaaccttaccTGGGGAATTCTAGCTTGCAGTCTGTAAACGACTGTTACAGTGGATTCTTCCTGATTGGAATGGTGGTAAAATGGTCCAGACAGGTTACAGAAATTCAGTTAGAGGGTCTAGCAAGTATAATCCAGTGTGATGAGTGCTTGAATAGGTAGAAACACAGATATGGTATAAACCAGACTATAGGCTCCATGAGGGCAGGTACTGTGTCTTGTTCACTACTCTGTCCCCAGTacaatgcctggtacataatAGGCATTCAGTGCTGAATATTAAAAAAGGTAGGGGTGGGGATAGGGGAGGGTAGGTAGTTGTTAAACAAGTTGTTTATCAACTGTTTCTTGTACGGTTGTCATTGCTAGGTGGTGTGGATTCACAAAGAACCAGACATAGTCATAGTTCATGCTCTTGGAAACATCGTAAGATGCAACTCCTGTGGGGTTCCCGGGGAGGAGGAGATCAGTGTTGCTAAGCTTTTATGTTTCAGTCTTCTCATAATAACCAGGAGGTGTGGGGATGGTCATATTCATGAGATTCAGTAGTAATTTATCTTGCACATATTTACCTCTTTCTTGAATGGGGGTTATTTCTGACTTTTGGGTTCTGGTAGCccttaaaagttgtttttttggCTTTGTGATTTACTTTGAGTTTTTCCattatgaagacatttttaaaatgaaacttaagCAATTGAATTTTCTAAAACTCAGGAGAGCTCATTTACCAAGTGAAATGGGTTTGAATAGTTAAAGTTGAGGGTATGCTGAGTGAATATTGCTTCATGTGGTGAAGTGCATTTAGAGCTAAAAAAAACTACTTAAAGAACTAATTGATTTTCTGAGCTCACTAGTCAAAATTATTACAAGGGATTTTAACTGGAATAGATTCTTCTTTCTGTTTATGGGAGGAAGACTTGACAGAAGATCAGCTAAATGCTGGGAAACAAATAATAGGATAAAGGCCTTTCATTTTTGAGTAACTGATTTGTCTCAACACTGGTAGTGAATGGACAGTTACCATCTAATTATTGTGTAGTTGCTTATAAGAAATACACTAATCATCATAGTTTCTAAATGTTTCTAATAGAAACATTTCCCTTCATAAATTGCCAGCAAAATTAGTGCATTTAATAGCATCAATAAACTGACTGCATTTGAGTTTGGTGTGGGAAGATTTACCTTTAGGACTGATCCATTTAAATTGCTATtgttggggcaactgggtggctcagttggttaagtgactgccttcagctcaggtcatgatcccagggtcctgagatcgagccccgcctcgggctttctgctcagcggggggcctgcttccccccccccccccgcccctctctgtctctgcctgcctctcttgtgatctgtcaaataaataaattttaaaaatcttaaaaaaaataaaataaattgctcttgttatttttataagGACAGAATCTcctctctattaaaaaataagtccATATCAGGAACTTTGTGGCCTACTGTTCTTTATCCTGTATTGTCATCAGAATTTCTTTCTGAGAAAAAATTAGGTCTGATTATGTCTTACTAGGTGTTTGTTTGGAATGTTCCATAATCTTTATAAGTTTTAAAGAATGGTGTGGATACTTATTTGCAAGGGATATTGATTAGATattatgttttctaaaaatttgaGGATAGATTGACCTAAAGTCTCTAAACAAAAAGTTCATGGCTtagagcacctggatggctcagttgtttaagtaactgccttcagctcaggtcatgcatgttcctggagttctgggattgagtcccacattgggatccctgcccacagggagtctgctcccccctcatgctctctctctctctctttcattctcaaatacataaatgaataaaatctttttaaaaagttcatggcTTAATTACACACCTAGATACATTTGGTCCCTATCTGTAAGGCATATATAGAGAAAAGAGTATAAACAATGCATAAGTGAATCAGTAAGTAGTATTTTAAGCCATCATACTTAATAGTCTGTCTTTTATACCTATAATTTTCTATACTAGAGGAAATGATCTTGAAGAGATACTTTAACTTACAAGTATCTCTGTTATGTTTGGGAACTGGCTTACTCTAGAGTATCAATCTATTGtttccaagttattttttttacattaaatttcAACCATGGATCAGTATCTTGGGTTCTTCTGGAAGCCAGATCACCTAGAATTAATTGGAAGAAGTTATTAGTCAgaatattctgtttcttcaatTTGGCTTCTTCTCCTTTTGCCATGACTCTCGTAGTTTTAGGTAACAGTCTTGCCTTCTTGTGTAACAAGATGCTTCAGGTTTATCTTGTACAATTGTTGTCCCAGACCTTTAATCAGCTATTCCTTTAAAGATGTCCTCGTTCCTTTTAAGGAAGTATGGTCTTTAGGGAACAGTCTGGTGCTAGGACTAAATAAATGCTAATGCTTCCAAGTTAGCCATTGTTTCTagtatttggatatttttttcttttaaaaatatgtcagtagtattttctttaaaaatttttgaaatatatcatACAAACAAAACATTATAGCTATTCAgcttaaagaataataataaaacaagtaCCCACTGCCAAGCTTAAGAAATACATCAAGACCACATATGACCTCCCCCAGTTACGACGCCTCTCACTCCTCTGAAGGAACCATTATCCTGAATTTTCCGttaatcctttctttttcttttttcttttttttttttttaaagattttatttatttgacagagatcacaagtaggcagagaggaaggtagagagagggggaagcaggctccttgctgagcagagagcccaatgtggggctccatcccagg is part of the Mustela nigripes isolate SB6536 chromosome 2, MUSNIG.SB6536, whole genome shotgun sequence genome and encodes:
- the COMMD2 gene encoding COMM domain-containing protein 2 — its product is MLLDLSEEHKEHLAFLPRVDSTVVAEFGRIAVEFLRRGSNPKIYEGAARKLNVSSDTVQHGVEGLTYLLTESSKLMISELDFQDSVFVLGFSEELNKLLLQLYLDNRKEIRTILSELAPDLPSYHSLEWRLDVQLASRSLRQQIKPSVTIKLHLNQNGDHSTKVLQTDPATLLHLVQQLEQALEEMKTNHCRRVVRNIK